In Panulirus ornatus isolate Po-2019 chromosome 59, ASM3632096v1, whole genome shotgun sequence, the following are encoded in one genomic region:
- the LOC139767086 gene encoding U-scoloptoxin(01)-Cw1a-like — protein MQRLVALLLTVAAVALAQFAWEFPVDYENTLTSPLVTSFTCEGRNYGYYADVDNNCEVYHVCLPVTDTSRNVIYTAHYSFICNNETIFSQNTLSCDTRDRAYPCEQAPSLFDFANRRFSYIPVEDTDSDDDPLFT, from the coding sequence ATGCAGCGCCTGGTCGCCCTCCTCCTCACCGTGGCCGCTGTGGCCTTGGCCCAGTTCGCCTGGGAGTTCCCAGTCGACTACGAGAACACGCTGACGAGCCCCCTCGTCACCTCCTTCACCTGCGAGGGACGCAACTACGGCTACTACGCCGACGTGGACAACAACTGCGAGGTGTACCACGTCTGCCTACCCGTCACTGACACCTCCAGGAATGTCATCTACACCGCCCATTACTCTTTCATCTGCAACAACGAAACTATATTCAGTCAGAACACACTGTCGTGTGACACACGCGACAGGGCCTACCCCTGCGAACAAGCTCCTTCACTCTTCGACTTCGCCAACAGACGCTTCAGCTACATCCCCGTAGAGGACACAGACTCAGACGACGACCCACTTTTCACTTAG